The following coding sequences are from one Microbacterium wangchenii window:
- a CDS encoding twin-arginine translocase TatA/TatE family subunit: MLSNLNGFHLHIVLAVILVVFGAATLPALAKSLRQSARVFRGEMQDIEKDSGELNSSGADPRPAPLKLFGS, from the coding sequence GTGCTCAGCAACCTCAACGGTTTCCACCTGCACATTGTGCTCGCCGTCATACTCGTTGTATTTGGCGCTGCCACGCTACCGGCATTGGCAAAGAGTTTGAGGCAGTCTGCCCGCGTCTTCCGCGGGGAGATGCAGGACATAGAAAAGGACAGTGGCGAACTCAATTCGTCTGGCGCTGACCCGCGCCCGGCGCCGCTGAAGCTATTTGGCTCCTAG